In Microbulbifer sp. GL-2, the following are encoded in one genomic region:
- a CDS encoding pyridoxal phosphate-dependent aminotransferase translates to MSGLEFDFYESEDPVWNPALLTIPVPGIRKMVNLAATMDDVIHLSIGQPDSPAPPHVIQATVDAVEAGQTGYTMDAGLPELLEALAEYNGERYEREITPENVLVTTGATEAIYLALTAMSAPGREFIMADPSFLLYAPLIRMNGGEVHYIPTRAENNHQLDPQEVIDAIDKNTHAIILNSPSNPTGTVYPRETVEMIVQEAAYRGIFVVSDEVYDHLIYDNRDYAGVLSCCSDLDHVIIISSFSKTFSMAGMRIGWMIASQGVIRKLRRYHMFTTTVANTPCQWAGVAALKGDRSFIDDIIKTYKKRRNRLVQLVEQTPHLEGYIPEGAFYLFPSLPEGVNGNNVALRILRETGVCTIAGDTFGESCRNALRFSYATSIENIEKAFERIIPWMEKQEFS, encoded by the coding sequence GTGAGTGGACTGGAATTTGATTTTTACGAATCTGAAGATCCTGTCTGGAATCCGGCGCTTCTAACAATCCCGGTACCAGGTATCCGCAAAATGGTTAACCTGGCGGCAACCATGGATGATGTAATTCATTTATCCATTGGTCAGCCGGACTCACCTGCACCACCTCACGTTATCCAGGCCACGGTAGATGCTGTGGAGGCCGGACAAACAGGCTACACGATGGATGCTGGCTTGCCAGAACTACTTGAGGCGCTCGCAGAGTATAATGGCGAGCGCTATGAGCGCGAAATAACTCCGGAAAATGTACTTGTTACCACAGGCGCGACAGAAGCGATTTATCTGGCTTTAACGGCCATGTCGGCTCCGGGGCGCGAGTTTATCATGGCCGACCCATCCTTCCTGTTGTACGCGCCGCTCATCCGTATGAACGGTGGCGAGGTTCACTATATACCCACACGAGCAGAGAACAATCATCAGTTGGATCCACAAGAGGTGATTGACGCAATCGATAAAAATACCCATGCAATTATTTTAAACTCTCCCAGCAACCCCACCGGGACAGTATATCCACGTGAGACTGTGGAAATGATTGTGCAGGAGGCGGCATATCGCGGAATTTTTGTGGTTAGTGACGAGGTTTACGACCACTTGATTTATGATAATCGTGATTACGCCGGTGTACTTTCGTGCTGCTCAGATCTCGATCATGTGATAATTATCAGCAGTTTTTCTAAGACTTTTAGTATGGCCGGTATGCGCATCGGCTGGATGATTGCAAGCCAGGGTGTTATTCGTAAGTTGCGTCGCTACCATATGTTTACGACTACGGTTGCAAACACTCCCTGCCAGTGGGCTGGAGTGGCAGCTTTGAAAGGTGATCGCAGTTTCATTGATGATATCATTAAGACTTACAAGAAAAGACGAAACAGACTGGTGCAACTGGTGGAGCAAACGCCCCACCTTGAAGGTTATATTCCAGAAGGTGCCTTCTATTTGTTTCCATCCTTGCCTGAAGGGGTGAACGGTAATAATGTCGCACTGCGTATATTGCGAGAGACCGGAGTTTGCACTATAGCCGGCGATACTTTTGGTGAATCATGTCGCAATGCACTTCGTTTCAGTTACGCGACCTCCATTGAAAATATTGAAAAGGCTTTCGAACGGATTATTCCGTGGATGGAAAAGCAGGAATTTTCCTGA
- a CDS encoding ectoine synthase yields MIVRNLQEANASSRRIVSPDGNWESTRLLLKDDDMGFSFHITTIYTGADFQMHYQNHLEAVYCISGRGEVETLDDGKKHSIEPGTIYILDKHDRHVLRAFGEMTMACVFNPPLNGKEVHNAEGAYEIEADSIDK; encoded by the coding sequence ATGATTGTTAGAAATTTACAAGAAGCCAATGCTTCCAGCAGACGAATTGTTTCACCTGATGGCAATTGGGAGAGCACGCGCCTATTGTTAAAAGATGATGACATGGGTTTCTCTTTCCATATCACCACCATATACACCGGTGCTGATTTTCAGATGCATTACCAAAACCACTTAGAGGCGGTCTACTGTATTTCCGGCAGAGGAGAGGTAGAGACTCTGGATGATGGCAAGAAGCACTCCATTGAACCTGGAACTATTTATATCCTCGACAAACATGATCGACATGTCCTGCGAGCCTTTGGGGAAATGACCATGGCTTGCGTTTTCAACCCTCCACTGAATGGCAAGGAAGTACACAATGCCGAAGGTGCTTACGAGATCGAAGCCGACTCTATTGATAAATAG
- a CDS encoding MarR family winged helix-turn-helix transcriptional regulator, with amino-acid sequence MNSIEQVLVALRRVIRATDLHSKHLAKTTGLTAPQVLLLQAIRNKGEVTIGELANEVSLSQATVTNILDRLEKRDLVYRQRSQTDKRKVHAYLTEQAAETLRDAPIPLQDQFARQFGDLKDWEQSMIIASLQRVAQMMDAQHIDASPVLDIGVLDRQGASMDKSGAALGYSESTEESADKK; translated from the coding sequence TTGAACAGTATTGAACAAGTGTTAGTGGCGTTAAGGCGTGTGATACGGGCAACCGACCTGCATTCCAAGCATCTGGCTAAAACCACCGGGCTGACCGCCCCGCAGGTATTATTGCTGCAGGCCATTAGGAATAAGGGGGAAGTCACCATTGGAGAGCTTGCCAATGAGGTCAGTCTTAGCCAGGCAACAGTAACCAATATATTGGATCGCCTGGAGAAAAGAGATTTAGTCTATCGCCAGCGCTCTCAGACGGATAAGCGCAAGGTGCATGCTTATCTCACCGAGCAGGCTGCGGAGACATTGCGTGATGCTCCCATCCCCCTCCAGGACCAGTTTGCTCGCCAGTTTGGCGACCTGAAAGACTGGGAGCAGAGCATGATTATTGCTTCGTTACAACGTGTGGCGCAAATGATGGATGCCCAGCATATCGATGCTTCACCGGTGTTGGATATTGGTGTTTTGGATCGCCAGGGGGCCTCTATGGACAAGTCAGGTGCCGCACTTGGTTACAGTGAAAGCACAGAAGAATCAGCAGATAAAAAATAG
- a CDS encoding NAD(P)/FAD-dependent oxidoreductase gives MDILIVGAGPTGLTAATTLASRGIACRIVERKSEPSELSRAVGIMPATIDALKTLGVAEAFLEEAMPLRKMHILRDERTLAYLDNRGNEFKNRVPLGLPQNRTEGILRDALLEKGTKVEYDLSVNTIISTSEKTEVHFSDNTRAEFDWIIAADGIQSSTRKQLQIQYPGIDLPGKWSIADVDLAGDFDPEEITLDLYGRDNQFTLILPIEKRRARIASSTEDALANMKLPLNIGNVRRTGTFQISIRQAETYRKNRILLAGDAAHCHSPVGGKGMNLGMADAVAAATAIVNGNVDQYSEVRRKAGISVVRKTEIARYLISSGNPLAKAFFWLSVKSISSITPLHHAFMKQWISV, from the coding sequence ATGGATATTTTAATCGTTGGCGCTGGGCCAACAGGGTTAACTGCCGCGACAACTTTGGCCTCCAGGGGTATAGCTTGTCGTATTGTCGAACGCAAAAGTGAACCGTCTGAGCTATCCCGTGCTGTCGGTATAATGCCGGCAACCATTGATGCCTTAAAGACCCTGGGGGTCGCAGAGGCGTTTCTCGAAGAGGCAATGCCATTGCGTAAAATGCATATATTACGCGATGAGAGAACTCTGGCTTACTTGGACAATCGTGGTAATGAGTTTAAGAATAGGGTTCCCTTGGGGCTTCCGCAGAATCGAACAGAAGGTATTTTACGGGATGCGCTTTTGGAGAAGGGCACCAAAGTTGAGTACGACCTCTCTGTAAATACAATAATCTCAACCTCCGAGAAGACAGAGGTCCATTTTTCAGACAATACGAGAGCTGAATTCGACTGGATTATTGCTGCCGATGGTATTCAGTCTTCAACCCGGAAGCAGCTTCAAATTCAATATCCAGGGATCGACCTGCCAGGCAAATGGTCCATAGCTGATGTTGATTTGGCCGGAGATTTTGATCCTGAGGAAATTACTCTGGATCTCTACGGCAGGGATAACCAGTTCACGCTGATTCTACCAATCGAGAAGCGCCGTGCCCGTATTGCATCCTCAACGGAGGATGCCCTGGCGAATATGAAATTACCGCTAAATATTGGCAATGTCCGGCGCACTGGGACTTTTCAAATTTCCATAAGGCAAGCGGAAACATACCGTAAAAACCGTATTTTATTAGCTGGGGATGCAGCACACTGTCACTCCCCCGTGGGAGGGAAAGGAATGAATCTGGGAATGGCGGATGCAGTAGCTGCGGCTACGGCTATAGTAAATGGCAATGTTGATCAATACTCCGAGGTGCGCCGTAAAGCGGGCATATCTGTTGTGAGGAAAACTGAAATTGCACGATACCTGATATCTTCTGGGAACCCACTGGCAAAGGCCTTTTTCTGGCTCTCGGTCAAGAGTATATCTTCTATAACTCCCTTACATCATGCCTTTATGAAACAGTGGATTTCAGTTTGA
- the ectB gene encoding diaminobutyrate--2-oxoglutarate transaminase, whose product MYIYCTAKYLEVKLSCVGQEGFLSSSENILLRPPTLEDGMAVHHLIGSCPPLDTNSSYCNLLQCSHFANTSVVAELNGEKVGFISGYIVPDRPDTLFVWQVAVAEQARGLGLASRMLSNITGRPHCKSVRFLETTITEDNDASWALFRSAAQKFSTGLHPSPWMDCQAHFDGQHDSEILVRIGPITQLTQLHKEKRMKIFDEIESEVQSYARSFPRVFNRAKGELMWDEEGNQYLDFLAGAGTLNYGHNNPLFKQVLQDYIQADGITHGLDLHTKAKGEFLQALNEKILKPRNMEYVVQFTGPTGTNAVEAAMKIARNVTGQQNIVTFTNGFHGVSLGSLAATGNSHHRDAAGVSLNGTHRLPYDEYLGKNIDTTEYLDKVLSDSSSGINSPAAVIAETVQGEGGINAASIEWLKNLQTVCKKHGLLFIVDDIQAGCGRTGDFFSFEEAGIEPDIITLSKSLSGYGLPFALVLMKPELDLWKPGEHNGTFRGNNLAFVTAKAAIDHYWTNDNFSREIKRKGEYISERLNNIVSKYGEGNFTKKGRGMFQGIDCVSGELAGKITKLAFKQGLIIETSGADDQIVKLLCPLIITDQNLKKGIDIIESAIQEVCAGEQDIPEERVYFEAC is encoded by the coding sequence ATGTACATATATTGCACAGCAAAATATTTAGAGGTGAAATTATCTTGTGTTGGTCAGGAAGGTTTTTTGTCTAGTTCAGAAAATATTTTACTGAGGCCCCCTACTCTCGAAGATGGTATGGCCGTGCATCATTTGATTGGGAGTTGCCCCCCGCTGGATACCAACTCCAGCTACTGCAATCTCCTCCAATGCAGCCACTTTGCCAACACCTCGGTAGTCGCGGAACTCAACGGGGAGAAAGTAGGCTTTATTTCGGGGTACATAGTCCCTGACCGCCCAGACACCCTATTTGTTTGGCAGGTCGCTGTAGCTGAACAGGCCCGGGGGCTGGGGCTCGCCTCGCGTATGCTCTCCAACATCACCGGCCGCCCTCATTGCAAGTCTGTCAGGTTCCTTGAAACGACAATTACTGAGGACAACGATGCTTCATGGGCGCTATTCAGAAGCGCAGCACAAAAGTTCTCCACCGGCCTCCATCCTTCTCCGTGGATGGATTGTCAGGCTCACTTTGACGGGCAACATGATTCCGAAATCCTTGTCCGCATCGGACCTATTACTCAATTAACCCAACTTCACAAAGAGAAGAGAATGAAAATTTTCGATGAGATTGAATCTGAAGTGCAAAGTTATGCCCGCTCTTTTCCTCGAGTATTCAATCGCGCAAAAGGCGAGCTGATGTGGGATGAGGAAGGAAATCAGTATTTAGACTTTCTGGCTGGTGCCGGCACCCTTAATTACGGACACAACAACCCGCTGTTCAAGCAAGTCCTGCAAGACTATATTCAGGCGGACGGCATCACACACGGCTTGGATTTGCATACCAAGGCAAAGGGTGAGTTTTTACAGGCGCTCAATGAGAAAATCCTCAAGCCGCGAAATATGGAGTATGTCGTTCAGTTTACCGGCCCAACCGGTACAAACGCCGTTGAGGCGGCGATGAAAATTGCTCGTAATGTCACCGGCCAACAGAATATTGTTACATTTACCAATGGCTTCCACGGCGTAAGTCTCGGCTCCCTGGCAGCCACCGGAAATTCTCATCACAGGGATGCAGCTGGGGTCAGCCTGAACGGCACTCACCGCTTGCCTTATGATGAATACCTGGGCAAAAATATTGATACCACAGAATATCTGGACAAGGTGCTTTCAGACTCTAGCAGCGGCATTAACTCCCCTGCGGCCGTTATTGCCGAAACGGTACAAGGTGAAGGCGGTATCAATGCTGCCAGCATCGAATGGCTAAAGAACCTTCAAACCGTTTGTAAGAAGCATGGCCTGCTTTTTATTGTTGATGACATCCAGGCTGGCTGTGGCCGCACTGGAGATTTCTTCAGCTTTGAAGAAGCCGGCATTGAGCCAGATATTATCACCCTGTCAAAGTCTCTCAGTGGATATGGATTGCCGTTCGCCCTGGTGCTGATGAAACCAGAGCTCGACCTGTGGAAACCCGGTGAGCACAACGGGACCTTTCGCGGGAACAACCTGGCTTTTGTGACCGCAAAAGCTGCAATCGACCACTACTGGACTAACGACAACTTTTCACGTGAGATCAAGCGAAAAGGCGAGTATATCTCAGAGCGCCTGAACAACATTGTCAGTAAATATGGTGAAGGTAACTTCACCAAAAAAGGCCGAGGCATGTTCCAGGGTATTGATTGCGTGAGCGGTGAACTCGCAGGAAAGATAACCAAGCTCGCATTCAAGCAAGGGCTGATTATTGAAACCAGCGGTGCCGATGATCAAATCGTAAAGTTGCTATGCCCGCTGATTATCACCGATCAAAACCTGAAGAAAGGCATCGATATTATTGAATCGGCCATTCAGGAAGTTTGCGCTGGTGAGCAGGACATCCCAGAAGAAAGGGTCTATTTCGAGGCCTGCTAG
- a CDS encoding sodium/proline symporter, which translates to MIYSFIGFLLLFTLIGISSALLSRGTKADYYLASSGVPPWLVGLSAVATNNSGYMFIGVIGYTYITGLASIWLMVGWIAGDFLSSLYVHKRLRSATSASGEVSYAGVLSNWYGQKHSTLQRLIGIISLLFLLTYASAQMVAGSKALYVLLDWPLWSGAVVGALLVCLYCLAGGIRASIWTDAAQSIVMVGAMGTLLVVALAELGGISSALSQMQAVEGFTDWFPKELAIPGWGGFVLFIISWGFAGLSVIGQPHVMVRFMTLSDSSKMYRAKAWYYLWFILFYCMATGVGLLSRVFIADIGSFDAELALPTMAMDLLPPIVVGLILAGIFAATMSTADSLLLSCSAAITHDILPRKTEKTWLLKLATVAITGGALLLALANNQSVFSLVIFAWSGLASAFGPLLLVLCFGGKPSQLTSIAAVVAGFATAILWRVLELHSSIYEGLPGIAVGLLVFYLASLVRRPVTLGDANY; encoded by the coding sequence GTGATTTATTCATTTATTGGGTTTTTACTTCTATTCACACTGATCGGTATTTCTTCCGCGCTATTAAGTCGTGGCACCAAGGCTGACTATTACCTCGCCAGCAGCGGGGTCCCCCCTTGGTTGGTCGGCCTGTCTGCAGTAGCAACAAACAACAGCGGCTATATGTTTATCGGGGTGATTGGTTATACCTATATTACCGGACTGGCTTCTATCTGGCTGATGGTGGGATGGATTGCCGGAGATTTTCTGTCCTCCCTGTATGTACACAAAAGGTTGAGAAGTGCTACCAGTGCCAGTGGTGAGGTCAGCTATGCCGGGGTACTCAGCAATTGGTACGGACAAAAGCATTCCACCTTGCAGCGACTGATTGGCATCATCTCTTTACTATTTTTACTGACCTACGCATCCGCACAGATGGTAGCCGGCAGTAAAGCGTTATATGTATTGCTGGACTGGCCACTCTGGTCTGGAGCTGTAGTTGGGGCTCTGCTTGTTTGCCTCTATTGTTTGGCTGGGGGCATTCGCGCGTCCATCTGGACAGATGCCGCGCAGTCCATCGTCATGGTTGGTGCTATGGGTACGCTACTGGTTGTTGCCCTTGCTGAACTGGGGGGAATTTCGAGTGCCCTGTCACAAATGCAGGCGGTCGAGGGATTCACCGATTGGTTTCCGAAGGAGTTAGCCATCCCAGGCTGGGGTGGTTTTGTACTCTTCATTATCAGCTGGGGGTTTGCCGGGTTGTCTGTGATCGGTCAGCCCCACGTTATGGTCCGGTTTATGACCCTGAGTGATTCCAGCAAAATGTATCGCGCAAAGGCCTGGTATTACCTGTGGTTTATCCTCTTCTATTGCATGGCTACTGGGGTCGGCTTGCTATCCAGAGTATTTATTGCAGATATCGGCAGTTTTGATGCTGAGCTCGCACTACCTACCATGGCGATGGATTTACTACCGCCCATCGTTGTTGGGTTGATTCTAGCCGGGATCTTTGCCGCGACTATGTCCACAGCCGATTCGCTGCTACTGAGCTGCTCAGCTGCCATCACCCACGATATTCTTCCTCGTAAAACCGAGAAGACCTGGCTACTGAAACTGGCCACCGTTGCCATCACTGGCGGAGCACTATTGCTGGCGCTAGCCAATAACCAGAGTGTATTCAGCCTGGTGATCTTTGCCTGGTCCGGCCTCGCCAGTGCATTTGGCCCCTTGTTGTTGGTGTTGTGCTTTGGTGGAAAACCCTCTCAGCTGACCTCCATTGCAGCAGTAGTGGCTGGCTTCGCCACAGCGATTCTCTGGCGGGTACTGGAGCTTCACAGTTCGATCTATGAAGGCTTGCCTGGCATTGCCGTTGGACTACTAGTGTTTTACCTGGCTAGCCTAGTCCGGAGGCCCGTTACTCTGGGCGATGCGAATTACTAA
- a CDS encoding aspartate kinase — translation MHTIEKIGGTSMTDYESVRDNIINGDPKGLYNRVFVVSAYGGITDLLLEHKKSGQPGIYGLFSSSIEDDSWLEKFDVLRSKLRQINGSLFGDSDLLEEANLFLDERLEGAKKCLRDLQSLCQHGHFSLDAHLGTVREMLASIGEAHSAWNTSKLLQRDGVNACFVDLTGWRTSKHIPLDERIRDAFANIDLSQQLPIVTGYAHSDKGLLISFDRGYSEMTFSRLAVLTGAKEAVIHKEFHLSSADPRLVGADNAVPIGRTNYDVADQLANLGMEAIHPKAAKGLRQKNIPLRVKNTFEPEHAGTLITGDYISDSPCVEIIAGCKGVYALELFDQDMAGSIHDYDREVLSVIKRFKAHIISKDTNANTLTHFLSTNLKTIKRIQASIEEHFPEAELNQRKVAIVSAIGSDMQIPGVLAKAVQSISNKEIRVLAMHQSMRHVDMQFIVNEPDYDATVRTLHKALVEIHDHGTAICLAS, via the coding sequence ATGCATACGATAGAAAAGATTGGCGGCACCTCTATGACGGACTATGAGTCAGTCCGCGACAACATTATTAATGGGGACCCCAAAGGACTCTACAATCGCGTTTTTGTAGTCTCTGCCTACGGAGGCATTACCGACCTGCTTCTGGAGCATAAAAAAAGCGGCCAACCTGGTATTTACGGTTTGTTTTCCAGCAGTATTGAAGATGACAGCTGGCTGGAAAAGTTTGATGTCCTTCGCTCAAAGCTGCGACAGATCAATGGCAGTCTGTTTGGCGATAGCGATCTGCTTGAGGAGGCCAACCTCTTTCTGGATGAACGACTGGAAGGTGCTAAGAAATGCCTGCGGGATTTGCAAAGCCTCTGCCAGCATGGTCACTTTTCCCTCGACGCTCACCTTGGCACAGTACGAGAGATGCTTGCCAGCATCGGCGAGGCCCACAGTGCCTGGAACACCTCAAAATTGCTGCAAAGAGATGGCGTCAATGCCTGCTTTGTGGACCTCACCGGCTGGCGTACGAGTAAGCATATTCCCCTGGATGAACGCATTCGTGATGCATTTGCGAATATTGACCTGAGCCAGCAGCTGCCGATTGTCACCGGCTATGCCCATAGTGATAAAGGTTTGCTTATTTCCTTTGATCGGGGTTATAGCGAAATGACCTTCAGTCGCCTGGCGGTCCTCACCGGTGCAAAGGAAGCTGTGATCCACAAGGAGTTTCACCTCAGCAGCGCGGACCCGCGTCTCGTGGGAGCTGATAATGCCGTACCCATCGGGCGCACAAACTACGATGTCGCCGATCAGCTGGCCAATCTGGGCATGGAGGCAATCCACCCCAAAGCCGCGAAAGGGCTGCGCCAAAAGAATATTCCCCTCAGGGTCAAGAACACTTTTGAGCCAGAGCATGCCGGCACACTGATTACCGGCGACTATATCAGTGACTCCCCCTGCGTGGAGATCATCGCTGGCTGCAAAGGGGTCTATGCCCTGGAGCTATTTGATCAGGATATGGCTGGCAGCATTCATGATTACGACCGGGAGGTATTATCGGTCATTAAAAGATTTAAGGCGCATATCATCTCCAAAGACACTAACGCCAACACCCTGACCCACTTCTTATCCACTAACCTGAAAACCATTAAACGTATTCAGGCATCAATAGAGGAGCATTTTCCTGAGGCTGAGCTAAATCAGCGGAAGGTTGCCATTGTCTCCGCCATAGGAAGCGATATGCAAATCCCTGGCGTACTCGCCAAGGCAGTTCAATCAATCTCCAACAAAGAGATTCGCGTACTCGCCATGCACCAGTCAATGCGACATGTAGATATGCAGTTTATCGTCAATGAACCAGACTATGATGCCACCGTCAGGACCCTGCATAAGGCGCTGGTTGAGATCCATGATCACGGAACAGCGATATGTCTCGCATCTTGA
- the betB gene encoding betaine-aldehyde dehydrogenase has translation MSLDKQRNFVDGRYLTNESGVCFDVFNPATNEVSYQVEIADDKVLSETIESAKRGFAQWSAMAPIERSRILLKAVALLRERNDELAAIEVADTGKPWQEASVVDVVTGADSIEFFAGLAVGIEGNQQQVGEDFYYTRREPLGICAGIGAWNYPLQIACWKAAPALACGNAMVFKPSEETPKGALKLAEIFIEAGMPPGVFNVIQGDGAVGAWLTNHPDIAKVSFTGEVGTGKKVMAAAASSLKEVTMELGGKSPLVIFDDADLEQAVSAAMLGNFYTQGEICTNGTRVFVHRSIHDQFLARLKERTEQNIIAGDPMNPDTNFGALISAKHQQLVMDYISKGKEEGATLLCGGHTLSPENAPNGYFVAPTVFTDCHDDMTICREEIFGPVMSVLVFDDEEEVIRRANDTRLGLAAGVFTRDITRAHRVIHQMQAGICWINAYGASPAEMPVGGYKLSGIGRENGLATLNHYTQLKAVYVGLAPLESPF, from the coding sequence ATGTCACTGGATAAGCAACGGAATTTTGTGGACGGCCGCTACCTAACGAATGAGAGCGGCGTGTGCTTTGATGTTTTTAACCCGGCTACCAACGAAGTCAGCTACCAGGTAGAAATTGCTGATGACAAGGTGCTCTCCGAGACTATCGAGAGCGCCAAGCGCGGTTTCGCACAGTGGTCAGCAATGGCCCCGATTGAGCGCAGCCGTATCCTACTGAAAGCTGTGGCTCTTCTGCGCGAGCGCAACGACGAATTGGCAGCTATCGAAGTCGCTGATACCGGCAAGCCCTGGCAGGAAGCGAGTGTTGTCGATGTTGTGACCGGCGCTGACTCAATCGAGTTCTTTGCTGGCTTGGCGGTAGGAATCGAGGGTAACCAACAGCAGGTCGGTGAGGATTTTTACTACACCCGGCGAGAGCCCCTCGGCATCTGTGCCGGTATTGGTGCCTGGAACTATCCGTTGCAGATTGCCTGCTGGAAAGCAGCCCCTGCACTGGCCTGTGGTAACGCCATGGTCTTCAAACCTTCCGAGGAAACCCCCAAAGGTGCCTTGAAGCTGGCTGAGATCTTTATCGAAGCCGGCATGCCCCCTGGCGTTTTTAATGTAATCCAGGGTGACGGCGCCGTAGGCGCCTGGCTGACCAACCATCCGGATATCGCCAAGGTCTCCTTTACCGGCGAAGTCGGTACCGGTAAGAAAGTAATGGCGGCAGCGGCTTCTAGCCTGAAAGAAGTCACCATGGAATTGGGTGGTAAATCTCCGCTGGTTATCTTTGATGATGCCGATCTGGAGCAAGCAGTTTCTGCAGCAATGCTGGGCAATTTCTACACCCAGGGGGAGATTTGCACCAACGGTACGCGAGTATTTGTACACCGCAGTATCCACGATCAGTTCCTCGCACGCCTGAAAGAGCGTACTGAGCAGAACATTATTGCCGGCGATCCGATGAACCCGGACACCAACTTCGGCGCATTGATCTCCGCCAAACACCAGCAGCTGGTGATGGACTATATCAGCAAGGGCAAAGAGGAAGGCGCGACCCTGCTCTGCGGCGGCCACACACTCTCCCCTGAGAACGCCCCCAATGGCTACTTTGTCGCCCCCACCGTATTTACCGATTGTCATGACGATATGACCATCTGCCGCGAAGAGATATTCGGCCCGGTAATGTCGGTATTGGTCTTCGATGACGAAGAAGAAGTGATCCGCCGTGCAAACGATACCCGCCTGGGCCTCGCTGCCGGTGTATTTACCCGCGATATTACCCGCGCCCACCGCGTGATTCACCAGATGCAAGCGGGCATCTGCTGGATTAACGCCTATGGCGCCTCCCCGGCGGAAATGCCGGTGGGCGGATACAAGTTATCCGGAATCGGACGCGAAAATGGACTTGCGACCCTGAACCACTACACCCAACTCAAGGCGGTGTATGTAGGCTTGGCACCCCTGGAAAGTCCATTTTAA
- a CDS encoding tetratricopeptide repeat protein, protein MSRILRASILAFLFISPASISQEADEERKDSAQKEVEALQKPMYTPFVERYMLDEIKQLRIDQAKAKQELIQQIVDREHNSVDRAVAYATDTVTYFFYLIAAATSILVLVGWRSFQDIKERVHNLADEEISKLVQEYEKRLEVIERQLQQKTLHIEENREEIELTQEVQSLWLRAQQESSVANKIAIYDEILRLRHEDVEALTYKADAVLELNEPQWAVNLCHQALGIDSDNSHAFYQLACAHTAMGQFDEALRYLAEAIIRRESYRDEILSDNALQPLAESKVFKDLDKVIAKTPSPQTREKGN, encoded by the coding sequence ATGTCTCGCATCTTGAGAGCCAGCATTCTGGCTTTTCTATTTATATCCCCTGCCTCCATTTCCCAGGAGGCAGATGAGGAGAGGAAAGACAGCGCGCAGAAAGAGGTGGAGGCTTTACAGAAGCCAATGTACACACCTTTTGTAGAGCGTTACATGCTGGATGAAATTAAGCAGTTACGTATCGACCAGGCCAAAGCCAAGCAGGAACTTATCCAGCAAATTGTCGACCGTGAGCACAACTCAGTTGATCGAGCGGTTGCCTACGCTACGGATACCGTGACCTATTTCTTTTACTTGATAGCCGCCGCCACCTCGATTTTGGTTTTAGTGGGATGGCGATCTTTCCAGGATATCAAGGAACGTGTGCACAACCTGGCAGATGAAGAGATTTCAAAGCTGGTTCAGGAGTATGAGAAGCGCCTGGAAGTTATAGAGAGGCAGCTGCAACAAAAAACCCTGCATATTGAGGAAAACCGTGAGGAAATTGAGCTTACTCAAGAGGTTCAATCTCTATGGTTACGCGCCCAACAGGAATCCTCAGTAGCCAACAAAATTGCAATCTACGATGAAATTTTGCGTCTTCGTCATGAAGATGTTGAAGCACTGACCTATAAAGCGGATGCAGTACTTGAGCTGAATGAACCCCAGTGGGCAGTCAACCTTTGTCATCAGGCCCTCGGCATAGACTCGGACAATAGCCACGCTTTTTACCAGCTGGCTTGTGCCCATACCGCAATGGGCCAGTTTGACGAAGCGCTTCGCTATCTGGCCGAAGCCATCATAAGGCGCGAAAGCTATCGCGATGAAATCCTCAGTGACAATGCCTTGCAGCCATTGGCGGAAAGTAAAGTTTTTAAGGATCTCGATAAAGTCATCGCTAAAACACCATCACCTCAAACTCGAGAGAAAGGCAATTAG